The following proteins are encoded in a genomic region of Paenibacillus antri:
- the dagF gene encoding 2-dehydro-3-deoxy-phosphogluconate aldolase, producing the protein MADIGKRLYRNRAALNVLANGPDNAEEVFLAGDGFVLVGMLSKNYATVEDAVAAMRETGRRIDGAVSIGLGAGDNRQAGVVAEIAKHYAGAHINQVFPSVGATRANLGGREGWINALVSPSGRPGYVNLSTGPASAAHPEPAVVPVKAAIALVRDMGGNALKFFPMGGLAIEDELRAVARACGEERFALEPTGGIDPDNFEAILRIALEAGVPQVIPHVYSSIVDGATGRTKPEDVRKLADTMMALVDRYA; encoded by the coding sequence ATGGCGGATATCGGAAAGCGATTGTATAGAAACCGGGCGGCGCTCAATGTGCTCGCGAACGGCCCGGACAACGCCGAAGAAGTGTTCCTCGCCGGGGACGGCTTCGTGTTGGTCGGCATGTTGTCTAAGAACTACGCAACCGTCGAGGACGCCGTCGCCGCCATGCGCGAAACCGGGCGCCGCATCGACGGTGCGGTGTCCATCGGTCTCGGCGCGGGAGACAATCGGCAGGCCGGCGTCGTCGCGGAGATCGCGAAGCACTACGCGGGCGCCCATATTAACCAGGTGTTCCCCTCCGTCGGCGCGACGCGCGCCAACCTCGGCGGACGGGAAGGCTGGATCAACGCGTTAGTGTCGCCGTCGGGCCGGCCCGGTTATGTCAACTTGTCGACCGGACCGGCGAGCGCCGCGCACCCCGAGCCCGCCGTCGTCCCGGTCAAGGCGGCCATCGCGCTCGTCCGCGACATGGGCGGCAACGCGTTGAAGTTTTTCCCGATGGGGGGTCTCGCGATCGAAGACGAGCTGCGCGCCGTAGCGAGAGCGTGCGGCGAAGAACGGTTCGCGCTCGAGCCGACCGGCGGCATCGACCCGGACAACTTCGAAGCGATCCTCCGCATCGCGTTGGAGGCCGGCGTGCCTCAAGTCATTCCGCACGTCTATTCGTCGATCGTCGACGGCGCGACCGGCCGCACGAAGCCGGAAGACGTCAGGAAGCTCGCGGATACGATGATGGCTTTGGTGGATCGCTATGCCTAA
- a CDS encoding GntR family transcriptional regulator has protein sequence MTLSRNKRPLYLQIKNILKDRILHGVYPLDTNIPSEPRLEEEFGVSKITVRNAVKELVQEGYLEPSSGRGTRVVRNTATTKRSTWQRFTEVLVEEGHRMRKRLLGVKTIRCEEGTEPYRRFGPECLRVERLYFLDDVPYIHYFHYLPSRFANAESSILDAQSLYEWLEEQDVALIAFRDEFAAAFAPADVAATLALEDARSPVLKRLRFAVDASGQTVEYSEGYYNTALQHYIVKSDA, from the coding sequence ATGACTCTCTCCCGGAACAAGCGCCCGTTGTATTTGCAAATCAAGAACATCTTAAAGGATCGCATCCTGCACGGCGTCTACCCGCTCGATACGAACATCCCTTCCGAGCCGCGGCTCGAGGAGGAGTTCGGCGTCAGCAAGATCACCGTCCGCAACGCCGTCAAGGAGCTCGTTCAGGAGGGCTACCTCGAGCCGAGCAGCGGCCGAGGGACGCGAGTCGTCCGCAATACGGCGACGACGAAACGCTCCACCTGGCAGCGGTTCACGGAGGTGCTCGTGGAGGAAGGCCATCGGATGCGCAAGCGGCTGCTCGGCGTCAAGACGATCCGCTGCGAGGAAGGAACCGAGCCGTACCGGCGCTTCGGGCCGGAGTGCCTCCGCGTGGAACGGTTGTACTTTCTCGACGACGTTCCGTATATCCATTACTTTCATTACCTTCCCTCCCGGTTCGCGAACGCGGAGTCTTCCATTCTCGACGCGCAATCGCTGTACGAGTGGCTCGAGGAGCAGGACGTCGCGCTCATTGCGTTCCGAGACGAGTTCGCCGCGGCGTTCGCCCCCGCCGACGTCGCCGCGACGCTCGCGCTTGAGGACGCCCGCTCGCCGGTGCTAAAGCGGCTTCGGTTCGCCGTCGACGCGTCCGGGCAGACGGTGGAATACAGCGAGGGCTACTACAATACAGCGCTGCAGCATTATATCGTCAAGTCCGATGCGTAA
- a CDS encoding sugar kinase: MPKTIACFGEVMMRLQVPGHDLLTQADTLRYSFSGTNVNVASALSRFGHTAHIVTTLPASPLGDAALAHIRKLGVATSLVRRGGRWLGMYFLETGFGPRPSRVTYANRAESSFNTAPSDAYDVESIVQAADVVHFCGISLAMNDVVRAQTKALAAAAKAAGRLVSFDCNYRPSLWGEDGYASAKPHYADMLRLADLVFMNEKDAMHILGMTTSRQDRRERLLELIPAVARTYDIPVIAGTHRTVHPDSTHSLQGYLYKEEAFAFSKKLSFPVYDRIGAGDAFASGILHGVLEDRAPERIVNFAAAAAMLAHTVSGDSPMASEPEVERALAEATDDIER; this comes from the coding sequence ATGCCTAAGACAATTGCTTGCTTCGGCGAAGTGATGATGCGACTGCAGGTGCCAGGGCATGATCTGCTGACGCAGGCCGACACGCTGCGGTATTCGTTCTCGGGCACGAACGTCAACGTCGCTTCTGCGCTGTCCCGCTTCGGCCATACGGCGCACATTGTCACCACGCTGCCCGCAAGCCCGCTCGGCGACGCCGCGCTCGCCCATATTCGCAAGCTCGGCGTCGCCACATCGCTAGTGAGGCGCGGCGGCCGCTGGCTCGGTATGTATTTCCTCGAGACGGGCTTCGGTCCGCGGCCGAGCCGCGTCACGTACGCGAACCGCGCGGAGAGCAGCTTTAACACGGCGCCATCGGATGCCTATGACGTCGAGAGCATCGTCCAGGCAGCGGACGTCGTCCACTTCTGCGGCATCTCCCTCGCGATGAACGACGTCGTCCGGGCGCAGACGAAGGCGCTCGCGGCCGCGGCCAAGGCGGCGGGCCGCCTCGTGTCGTTCGACTGCAACTACCGTCCTTCGCTCTGGGGGGAGGACGGTTATGCCTCGGCAAAGCCTCACTATGCCGACATGCTGCGTCTCGCCGACCTCGTCTTCATGAACGAGAAGGACGCCATGCATATTCTGGGGATGACTACGTCGCGGCAAGACCGGCGAGAGCGTCTGCTCGAGCTCATCCCCGCCGTCGCGCGGACGTACGACATTCCCGTCATCGCCGGAACGCATCGGACCGTTCATCCGGATTCCACGCATTCGCTGCAAGGGTATTTGTACAAGGAGGAGGCCTTCGCCTTTTCCAAAAAGCTCTCCTTCCCCGTCTATGATAGAATCGGTGCAGGCGATGCGTTCGCCTCGGGCATCCTGCACGGCGTATTGGAAGACCGCGCGCCCGAGCGCATCGTGAATTTCGCCGCCGCGGCCGCGATGCTCGCGCATACCGTCTCGGGCGATTCGCCGATGGCGTCGGAGCCCGAAGTCGAGCGCGCCCTCGCGGAAGCGACAGACGATATAGAAAGGTAG